One Poecilia reticulata strain Guanapo linkage group LG4, Guppy_female_1.0+MT, whole genome shotgun sequence genomic window carries:
- the LOC103463380 gene encoding fetuin-B-like: protein MIVSFLVLLLGLLFHNGKAKVESQGCHSPDVERTAEEVLQQINQDRTDGYILTLNRLYDLSSTSNQEKSGSVYNLTIDVLETKCHCISKKPWKQCEVRGLGDIPVYGECQASVQVDAQVKLESYSCALREVAATAVVHVCPDCPTADNLNEPVIKETAKLALQKFNKESHFANYFTLLNITKASLQWVVGPSYFVEFTVLETECSKETDFSELTHCQLMNCQFAHRGFCTGSHKTHEEAFKNMNPVGKDASSFQKAESVEVKCEIYEPQAATVEEQAHGKAVSGHPEQHHHNHTHLHHHEHVHSVTQGSDATVSNPKGLLGRIVFEPATPRSAPTASSCPGARRHNLGLRSPLL, encoded by the exons ATGATTGTATCCTTTCTAGTTCTGTTACTGGGATTACTTTTCCATAACGGGAAAGCCAAAGTCGAGTCACAAGGCTGTCACAGCCCTGATGTTGAGAGAACGGCAGAAGAGGTCCTGCAGCAGATCAACCAGGACAGGACTGATGGATACATCCTAACTCTCAACAGACTCTACGATCTCTCCAGCACATCAAATCAG GAGAAGAGTGGTTCAGTTTACAATTTGACTATCGATGTGCTGGAGACCAAGTGCCACTGCATCAGCAAAAAACCATGGAAACAATGTGAAGTCAGAGGTCTTGGAGATATACCT GTGTATGGAGAGTGTCAGGCATCTGTTCAAGTTGATGCTCAGGTCAAACTTGAGAGCTACTCTTGTGCCCTGCGAGAAG TTGCAGCTACTGCTGTTGTGCACGTGTGTCCGGATTGCCCTACGGCTGACAACTTGAATGAACCAGTAATCAAGGAGACAGCCAAGCTCGCTTTGCAGAAGTTTAATAAGGAAAGTCATTTTGCCAACTACTTCACTCTATTGAATATTACAAAAGCCAGCTTACAG TGGGTTGTTGGACCGTCTTACTTTGTAGAGTTCACTGTTCTGGAAACGGAGTGTtcaaaagaaactgatttcaGTGAGCTGACCCACTGCCAACTAATGAACTGTCAGTTTGCT CACAGGGGGTTCTGTACTGGTTCACACAAGACTCACGAGGAGGCGTTTAAAAACATGAACCCTGTTGGAAAAGACGCCAGTTCCTTTCAGAAAGCAGAATCTGTTGAGGTGAAATGTGAGATCTATGAACCACAG GCTGCCACTGTTGAGGAGCAGGCCCATGGTAAAGCAGTTAGTGGGCACCCAGAGCAACATCACCACAACCACACACACCTGCACCACCATGAGCATGTGCACTCTGTCACGCAAGGCTCAGACGCCACTGTCTCCAACCCAAAAGGCCTTCTTGGCAGAATTGTGTTCGAGCCTGCCACTCCCAGATCAGCCCCAACTGCTAGCTCCTGTCCTGGTGCTAGAAGACACAATCTTGGTTTACGCAGCCCCCTGCTCTGA
- the fetub gene encoding fetuin B, which yields MKTCVLFLLVVGSVYSAPVEQGGIQPGSCEDPSAVSASNLALSKINLDRVDGYVFSLHRLSNVHLDRHGENGVVYYLTLDVVETNCSVLSRRDWKKCEARPETNMPVYGQCKAAIYINKPHRVVRLYKYDCVIRPVPAARVTQICPDCQTFISFDSEQVQKTVSRSLEKFNNESGLNNHFALLKILRASAGMAMGMYYNVEYTIQETVCGKYKQSPAGENCPIMTCEFSHKGFCKASLMNTPMNNDIITVQCEIYEQEAANTEKVQHLLGDATDHPHNDTHRHEHGKGHDHDKEHGKGHSHGHGHRHGQGGSHEHGHHGGSHEHGQGGGRRHGHHNRSHEHGHDHVHGQGHLRLSEHDHIHDHTKDHSHHDVPHPDESKHHHTHDHKPGSAYRHGHAHSHDHGLDSDHDHVHAYHAKAQNHTGGFPNQHHNYSHPAGTHTHDHDHEHALDHEHNHAHLHEHEHHHHHHLHEHETEHHDEPEGLIRTLPAIDQPMTLPSFPDIPAGGPAAGVTLPLKPDPSIPGHTEPTILPFPTSRSAECANPAEGKSLVNKLFLEDPLFKPAA from the exons ATGAAGACCTGTGTCCTGTTCCTGCTGGTAGTGGGGAGCGTCTACAGCGCGCCGGTTGAGCAGGGTGGCATCCAGCCAGGTTCCTGTGAAGATCCATCAGCTGTGAGCGCTTCTAATTTAGCTCTAAGCAAGATCAACCTTGATCGAGTGGATGGCTACGTCTTCAGCCTGCACCGGCTTTCCAATGTCCACCTGGATAGACAT GGAGAAAACGGAGTAGTTTATTATCTGACTCTGGATGTAGTGGAGACCAACTGCAGTGTTCTCAGTAGGAGGGACTGGAAGAAATGCGAGGCTCGTCCCGAAACTAACATGCCG gtgtATGGACAATGCAAGGCTGCCATCTACATCAATAAGCCACACAGAGTGGTTCGTCTCTACAAATACGACTGTGTTATTAGGCCAg TTCCTGCAGCCAGGGTGACACAGATTTGCCCCGACTGTCAAACTTTCATCAGCTTTGACAGTGAACAGGTCCAGAAGACTGTGTCTCGATCACTGGAGAAGTTCAACAATGAAAGTGGACTGAACAATCATTTTGCTCTGCTCAAAATCTTACGTGCTTCTGCCGGc ATGGCAATGGGCATGTATTACAATGTGGAGTACACTATTCAGGAGACTGTTTGCGGAAAGTATAAACAGTCACCAGCAGGTGAAAACTGTCCTATCATGACATGCGAATTCTCA CACAAGGGCTTCTGTAAGGCATCTCTCATGAACACCCCAATGAATAATGACATCATTACTGTACAGTGTGAAATCTATGAGCAAGAG GCTGCTAACACAGAAAAAGTACAACATCTGCTGGGTGATGCAACTGACCACCCACACAatgacacacacagacatgaacATGGAAAGGGCCATGACCATGACAAAGAGCATGGCAAAGGTCACTCACATGGACATGGGCATAGACATGGTCAGGGCGGGAGCCATGAACACGGTCATCATGGAGGGAGCCACGAACATGGTCAGGGCGGGGGCCGCAGACACGGTCATCATAACAGGAGCCACGAACACGGCCATGACCATGTTCATGGTCAGGGCCATTTACGTTTAAGTGAACACGATCACATCCATGACCACACCAAGGATCACTCTCACCATGATGTCCCACACCCTGATGAGAGCAAACATCACCACACCCATGACCATAAGCCAGGCAGTGCCTACAGGCATGGGCATGCCCACTCACATGACCATGGACTTGACAGCGATCATGATCACGTTCATGCCTATCATGCCAAGGCACAAAACCATACTGGTGGATTTCCCAATCAACACCATAACTACAGCCATCCTGCGGGCACACACACCCATGACCATGACCATGAGCATGCTTTGGACCATGAGCATAACCATGCTCACCTGCATGAGCATGAacatcaccaccatcatcactTGCATGAGCATGAGACCGAACACCACGACGAACCAGAAGGCTTGATAAGGACTCTGCCTGCCATTGACCAACCAATGACCCTGCCTTCCTTCCCCGACATTCCCGCAGGTGGGCCTGCAGCTGGAGTCACTCTGCCTCTCAAACCTGACCCCAGTATTCCGGGACACACTGAACCAACCATCCTTCCCTTCCCTACTTCTCGCTCAGCAGAGTGTGCCAATCCAGCAGAAGGAAAGAGTCTAGTGAACAAACTCTTTTTGGAGGATCCCTTATTCAAGCCTGCTGCTTGA